Proteins encoded together in one Salvelinus fontinalis isolate EN_2023a chromosome 6, ASM2944872v1, whole genome shotgun sequence window:
- the LOC129858537 gene encoding ataxin-8-like gives MEQEEKQEEKQGEKQEEKQEEKQEEKQGEKQGEKQEEKQGEKQEEKQEEKQEEKQGEKQEEKQGEKQEEKQGEKQEEKQEEKQEEKQEEKQEEKQGEKQEERQEEKQEEKQEEKQEEKQEEKQEEKQEEKQGEKQEEKQEEKQEEKQGEKQEEK, from the coding sequence ATGGAGCAGGAAGAGAAGCAGGAAGAGAAGCagggagagaagcaggaggagaagcaggaagagaagcaggaggagaagcagggagagaagcagggagagaagcaggaagagaagcagggagagaagcaggaagagaaacaggaagagaagcaggaagagaagcagggagagaagcaggaagagaagcagggagagaagcaggaagagaagcagggagagaagcaggaagagaagcaggaagagaagcaggaagagaaacaggaagagaagCAGGAAGAGAAGCAGGGAGAGAAGCAGGAAGAAAGGCAGGAGGAGAAGCAGGAAGAGAAGCAGGAAGAGAAGCAGGAAGAGAAGCAGGaagagaaacaggaagagaagcaggaagagaagcagggagagaagcaggaagagaaacaggaagagaagCAGGAAGAGAAGCAGGGAGAGAAGCAGGAAGAGAAGTAG